In the genome of Cercospora beticola chromosome 2, complete sequence, one region contains:
- a CDS encoding uncharacterized protein (MEROPS:MER0000432) — MSITPFRPHIDIRSTERLHSKLKDIRVPTQEILPSANKAYGVPHKWATELFNYWQNTYSWSAAEGRINQFEHFTTEIEQVNLHFVHQKSKSDENAKAILLIHGWPGSFYEFSEVIKPLAEGEGQKFHCVVPSLPGFCFSSAPPRKGWTVKDTARILDQLMQSLGYKEYVVQAGDWGAMVARELGAKYAERCKVMHLNWCPGALPEGVQDVTERESWCEERKGNWRTEHVGYAVLMRTRPQSLSWMLEDNPVGLMTFIGEKYEEASNPAVHYTPHWMDHVLTTVCLYFHTRCIGTSALLYYENPRHDQFAAYCGAPENAIKCPFGYTSMGYDTSPNSKRAAGGTGNLVWYKERDDAGHFACLEAPQAIVEDVREVVAKFWS, encoded by the exons atGTCCATCACCCCCTTCCGCCCCCACATCGACATCCGCTCCACCGAACGCCTCCACTCCAAACTCAAAGACATCCGCGTCCCCACCCAAGAAATCCTCCCCTCCGCCAACAAAGCCTACGGCGTCCCCCACAAATGGGCCACCGAACTCTTCAATTACTGGCAAAACACCTATTCCTGGTCCGCAGCCGAAGGCCGCATCAACCAATTCGAACATTTCACCACAGAAATCGAACAAGTAAATTTACATTTCGTGCATCAGAAATCCAAATCAGATGAGAATGCGAAAGCGATCTTGTTAATTCATGGCTGGCCGGGAAGTTTTTATGAGTTTTCTGAAGTTATAAAACCATTGGCGGAAGGTGAAGGGCAAAAATTCCATTGTGTGGTTCCTAGTTTGCCGGgtttttgcttctcttctgCTCCGCCGAGGAAAGGTTGGACGGTGAAGGATACGGCGAGGATTTTGGATCAGTTGATGCAGAGTTTGGGGTATAAGGAGTATGTCGTGCAAGCGGGAGATTGGGGAGCTATGGTGGCAAGGGAATTGGGAGCCAAGTATGCGGAGAGGTGTAAGGTGATGCATCTGAACTGGTGTCCTGGGGCGCTGCCGGAGGGAGTGCAGGATGTTACGGAGAGGGAGAGTTGGTGTGAGGAGAGGAAGGGGAATTGGAGGACGGAGCATGT TGGATACGCGGTTCTAATGCGGACGCGGCCGCAAAGTCTGAGCTGGATGTTGGAAGATAATCCCGTCGGCTTGATGACTTTCATAGGAGAAAAG TACGAAGAGGCCTCGAATCCGGCAGTACATTACACTCCCCATTGGATGGACCATGTCCTCACAACGGTGTGCCTGTACTTCCACACCCGCTGCATCGGTACCAGTGCGCTGCTGTATTACGAAAACCCCAGACACGACCAGTTCGCAGCCTATTGCGGCGCTCCGGAGAACGCAATCAAATGTCCATTTGGCTACACGAGCATGGGGTACGACACTTCTCCGAACAGCAAGCGAGCCGCGGGAGGTACGGGGAACCTTGTGTGGTACAAAGAACGAGACGATGCCGGGCACTTTGCCTGTCTAGAGGCTCCGCAGGCCATTGTAGAGGATGTGAGAGAAGTTGTCGCGAAGTTTTGGAGTTAG
- the SUI1 gene encoding Eukaryotic translation initiation factor eIF-1 — protein sequence MSGQIENLKSFDPFAEADADGDGETKQSQNYIHIRIQQRNGRKTLTTVQGLPKKFDQKKILKVIKKKFACNGTIVNDTEMGEVIQLQGDQRKDVQEFLVDKKEGLELDAKTIKVHGF from the exons ATGTCCGGCCAGATCGAGAACCTCAAGTCTTTTG ACCCCTTCGCCGAGGCAGATGCCGACGGCGACGGTGAGACCAAGCAGTCGCAGAACTATATTCATATCCGTATCCAGC AGCGCAATGGTCGTAAGACCTTGACTACCGTGCAAGGACTCCCGAAGAAGTTCGATCAGAAGAAGATCCTCAAGgtcatcaagaagaagttTGCCTGCAATGGCACCATCGTCAACGACACCGAGATGGGAGAGGTGATCCAGCTCCAGGGCGATCAGCGGAAGGATGTGCAGGAATTCTTGGTCGACAAGAAAGAGGGACTCGAGCTAGATGCCAAGACCATCAAGGTCCACGGTTTCTAG